A region of Haliotis asinina isolate JCU_RB_2024 chromosome 9, JCU_Hal_asi_v2, whole genome shotgun sequence DNA encodes the following proteins:
- the LOC137295624 gene encoding DNA-binding protein P3A2-like: MNHTGMSSTVHGTIAGNVTMTSQINSMMEDDLSEPSSPESGFDTSDFLQGTVTDDVTAQLAAAGPVGIAAAAAIATGKKKGHPHQFETNPSRRKRQQTRLLRKLKSTIEEYTTRVGQQAVVLCCTPGKPSQTGSSFKVFGSQPLESVIRNCRGMVIQELETSLQDQAPQSQCDNSHLHELPLLVIDGIPTQVDKMTQAQLRNFIPEMLKYSTGRSKPGWGKPECRPVWWPSDLPWANVRSDARSDEEKKRVSWTEALRTIVKNCYKHHGREDLLHVFNDDGTTQAQAQTHTASHYQGTMVQTINNPDGTVSIIHIDTGPTGNSVVTLPDGTQATVVHAVTAQQLHDNHQQEATQAVQTLAEVAANHQEVGQLVTPVSVEMADNTATVTTLTGASINSSGQIIFTGDGSLGGIVTIPASVYHTVASSMGTIGDNPNVQIAMAPLTQLKTEVPDATQAVEVTSIDQGQNS, encoded by the exons ATGAATCACACAGGCATGTCATCTACGGTGCATGGCACAATAGCAGGAAATGTCACCATGACATCTCAGATCAATTCAATGATGGAAGACGATCTGAGTGAGCCCAGCTCACCAGAGAGTGGCTTTGATACTTCTGACTTCCTTCAAGGGACAGTAACTGATGATGTGACTGCCCAGCTTGCAGCTGCAG GGCCTGTTGggattgctgctgctgctgcaataGCCACTGGCAAAAAGAAGGGTCATCCCCATCAGTTCGAAACAAACCCTTCCAGGCGCAAGCGTCAGCAGACGAGGCTGCTCAG GAAGCTCAAGAGCACTATAGAAGAATACACAACCCGTGTTGGGCAGCAGGCTGTTGTATTGTGTTGTACACCAGGCAAACCAAGCCAGACAGGATCATCTTTCAAAGTGTTTGGCTCTCAGCCCTTGGAGAGTGTG ATCCGGAACTGTCGGGGGATGGTCATCCAGGAGCTGGAAACCTCACTGCAGGACCAGGCCCCTCAGTCACAGTGTGATAACTCCCACCTACATGAGCTTCCTCTGCTCGTCATCGATGGCATCCCAACACAGGTCGACAAAATGACACAG GCACAGTTGCGCAACTTTATCCCTGAGATGTTGAAGTACTCGACTGGCCGCAGTAAACCTGGCTGGGGCAAACCAGAGTGTCGACCTGTATGGTGGCCTAGTGACCTCCCTTGGGCCAATGTTAGGAGTGATGCACGTAGTGATGAAGAAAAGAAAAGG GTTTCCTGGACTGAAGCCCTTCGTACCATTGTGAAAAATTGTTATAAACACCATGGTCGTGAAGACTTGCTTCATGTGTTCAATGACGATGGAACGACCCAGGCCCAGGCACAGACCCACACTGCCTCACACTACCAGGGCACTATGGTACAGACTATCAACAACCCAGATGGAACTGTGTCTATCATCCACATTGACACTGGACCCACAGGCAATTCAGTTGTCACTCTACCTGATGGAACTCAAGCTACAGTTGTACATGCAGTTACTGCACAG CAACTGCATGACAACCACCAGCAAGAAGCCACTCAGGCAGTGCAGACACTGGCAGAAGTTGCTGCCAATCACCAAGAGGTTGGTCAACTAGTCACCCCGGTCAGTGTAGAGATGGCTGATAACACAGCGACCGTCACTACCCTTACAGGTGCCTCAATCAACTCAAGTGGACAGATTATATTCACGGGAGATGGGTCCCTAGGAG GAATTGTGACCATACCAGCATCAGTGTATCATACTGTGGCTTCCAGCATGGGAACTATAGGAGATAACCCCAATGTGCAGATTGCCATGGCTCCCCTCACTCAACTGAAGACGGAGGTGCCTGATGCCACACAAGCTGTGGAAGTGACATCAATAGACCAGGGACAAAACTCATGA